The Kribbella sp. NBC_00662 nucleotide sequence ATCAGCCCCATCCGCTCGGCGACGACCCGCGACACCCCGCGCAGGTCGACGGTCTGCCCGCCCGGCCGCGGCCCCGGCGCGATCTCGACAACCGTCGGCGCGAACCCGAACCGCCGCAACCAGAACGCCAACGCCGGCCCCGCGATCCCACCACCCGAAATCAGAACAGTCTTCATCCCTCACCCCTTCACCTAGTGCGCGTACGCCGTAAACGGTGCACTACTCGCACCACGCGGCGCCACCGCGCACTAGTGCACCGGGCGAGCCGTACCGAGCAACGGGTAGTGGTGACGTGAAACGCCCCGCCGTTAAGGGTGTCGAGCCTCAGGAACGGTTCGGCGCCGGACCACTCCCCGTTCGTCGGTACAGGTCACAGGGTGAGGGCGAGGCGAGTGGCCTGGTCAATGGCGCGCTTGGCGTCGAGCTCGGCGGCGACATCGGCACCGCCGATGAGGTGGACGGGGCGGTTGCCGCCGCGGAGGGCGTCGGCCAGGTCGCGGACCGGTTCCTGGCCGGCGCAGACGACGACCGTGTCGACTGCGAGGACCTTCGGCTTCTCGTGCTTCGGGCCGAAAGTGAGGTGCAGCCCCTGGTCGTCGATGCGCTCGTAGTTGACGCCGCGCAACTGCTCGACCTGCTTGTTCTTCAAGGCTGCCCGGTGCACCCAGCCCGTGGTCTTGCCGAGGCCGGCGCCGATCTTCCCGGTCTTGCGCTGCAGCAGGTACACCTTCCGCGGCGACGGCTCCGGCTGCGGTACGGCGAGTGCGCCCGCGAGCTTGGTCGGATCACCGACACCCCATTCACGCTTCCAGGCCTCGAGATCCGGCGACTCCACCGTGGTCAGGAACTCGCTCACATCCACACCGATCCCGCCGGCCCCGATCACCGCGACCCGTTCACCGACAGGCTTCCCGTCGCGGACGACTTCGGCGTACGACAGTACGGTCGGATGGTCGATCCCGGGGATCGCCGGCACCCGCGGTACGACGCCGGTCGCGAGCACGATCTCGTCGAACCCGGCCAGATCCTCGACAGTCGCGCGCCGACCGAGGTGCAGCTTCACGCCGGTCAGGTCCAGCTGACGCCGGTAGTACCGGATCGTCTCCGCGAACTCCTCCTTGCCCGGGATCCGCCGTGCGATCCCGAACTGCCCACCGATCTCCGCGTCCGCCTCGAACAACTCGACCCGATGCCCCCGCTCGGCCGCCGTCACTGCCGCGGCCAACCCGGCCGGTCCGGCCCCGACGACCGCGATGCTCTTCGTACGACGGGTCGGCAGCAACTGCAGCTCGGTCTCGCGGGCCGCCCGTGGGTTGACCATGCAGCTCGCCTTCTTCTTCGCGAACACATGATCCAGACAGGCTTGGTTGCAGGCGATGCAGACGTTGATCTCGTCGGCCCGGTCAGTCGTTGCCTTGAGCACCCACTCCGGATCGGCCAGGAACGGGCGGGCCATGCTGACCAGGTCGGCGTCGCCACGCGCCAGCACCTCCTCGGCGACCTGCGGCAGGTTGATCCGGTTCGAGGTGACGACCGGGATCTTCACGTGCGGCTTGAAGGCCGCCGTCACGCCGGTGAACGCGGCGCGGGGCACGGACGTGACGATGGTCGGGACACGCGCCTCGTGCCAGCCGATACCGGTGTTGATGATCGACGCACCGGCCGCCTCGATCTCCTTGCCCAGCGCAACCACGTCGTCCCAGGTCTGACCGCCCTCGACCAGGTCGGCCATCGACAGCCGGTAGATGATCAGGAAGTCGTCGCCGACCCGCTCCCGGGTCTGCCGGACGATCTCGACCGCGAGCCGGCGGCGGTTCTCCGGGCTGCCGCCCCAGCGGTCGGTCCGTTTGTTCGTGCGCTCGGACAGGAACTGGTTGATGAAGTACCCCTCGGATCCCATGATCTCGACGCCGTCGTACCCGGCCTCGCGGGCGAGCGCCGCACAGTCGACGTACGCCTTGATCTGCTTCAGCACGCCGCGGTCGGAGAGAGCGCGGGGTTTGAACGGGTTGATCGGAGCCTTGAGGGCGGACGCGGAGACGCTGAACGGGTGGTACGAGTAGCGGCCGGCATGCAGGATCTGCAGCGCGATCCGGCCGCCCGCCTCGTGCACGGCATCCGTGAGCAATCGATGTTTACGAGCCTGCCTGTGACTGGTCAGCGTCGAACCGAAGGGCGTCAGCCAGCCGGTCCGGTTCGGGGCGTAGCCGCCGGTCACCATCAGACCGACCCCGCCGCGCGCCCGCTCGGCGAAGTACGCCGCGAGCTTGGGCAGATCGCTCAGCCGATCCTCGAGACCGGTGTGCATCGAGCCCATGATCACCCGGTTCGGCAGCACCACGTGACCGAGATCCAAGGGCTCCAGCAAATGCGGGTATGCCGTCATCGGTTGTCCTTCCGGAGGGCTTCGATCACTTCGTCGCACCACGCCGTGAACGACTCCTCGGCGCGGATGCCGCCGCGCAGGACGAGGTACTGGTGCAGGTCGCGGCCGTGCAAGGCGGACGGCTTCGGGAAGTCGCGCCTCTGGATCCCGCGGTACACCTCGAGCCGCGTCGCGTGCTCGGCCCGATGCCGCTCGATCTCCTTGAGGACGACGTCCGGGGAGCCGAGGGAGGCGCCGCGGAGCTTCACGCCGAGCCCGTCCCGCAGTACGGCGGGATCCTCCGGCTCGGCCAGCCAACGGGTGAGCTCAGCCCGCCCGGCAGCCGCGACCCGATAGACCTTCTTGTCCGGCCGGCCTTCCTGCGCGATCTCGGTATGCGTCACCCAGCCGGCCTCGTCCATCCGGCGCAGCACCCGGTAGATCTGCTGATGCGTGGCCGGCCAGAAGTAGCCGATCGAGCGGTCGAACCGCCGGGCCAGCTCGTAGCCGGACCCGGCGTGCTCGGTCAGCGAGACCAGGATCGCGTGCTCCAGCGCCATGACCGAAGCGTACCTATGCAACTCGTTGCACTGCACCTGATTGCAACCTGGATCACATCCATGACCCGGACCCGGTTGCCGGAGTTTGAGAGAATGGTTGCAGACGCCATCTATTGATCGGAGCATGATGATCCACCCGACCAAGACGACGTTGCCAGGGATCGGCACGCGGTACGACCTGGTCACCGAAGGCGGCAACCACGTCTCGGTGGTGGTGCACAACGACGGCCGGCGGTTCCTCGGCTTCCACGATCCGGAGGACGACGACACCTGCCAGGCCTCGGTCCCGCTCGGCCAGGAGGAGGCGACCGCGCTGGCCGACCTGCTGATCCCGGAGCGCATCGACCCGGTCCGGGGCGAGATCGAGATCGACCTGGTCACCGAACACATCCCGGTCACGGCCAAGTCGCCGTACTCCGGCCGCACGCTCGGGGACACCCAGGCCCGCAGCCGGACCGGCGCGTCGATCGTCGCGGTACTGCGGCGTACCGGCGCGACGCCGTCGCCGACGCCGGACTTCCGGTTCGCGATCGGCGACACCTTGGTCGTGGTCGGCACTCGCGAGGGCGTGGACGCCGTGGCCGACCTGATCGCGGGTGGGTGAGATGCACGAGAACATCACTGCTCTGCTGATCGAACTCGGCGCGGTCATCCTTGCCCTGGGCATCCTCGGCCGGATCGCGGGCCGGCTCGGCTTCTCACCGATTCCGCTTTATCTGCTGGCCGGGCTCGCGTTCGGGCACGGCGGATTGCTGCCGCTGGCAGCGAGTGAGGAGTTCGTTGCCACCGGCGCCGAGATCGGCGTGATCCTGCTGCTGTTGCTGCTCGGGCTCGAGTACACCGCATCGGATCTGGTCGGCACGCTGAAGACGCAGTACGTGTCGGGTGCGGTGGACTTCCTCCTGAACGCGTTGCCCGGTGCGGCCGTCGCGCTGCTACTCGGTTGGGGCCCGGTGGCTGCGGTCGCGTTGGCCGGTGTCACCTGGATCTCGTCGTCCGGCGTGATCGCGAAGGTGGTCGGGGACCTCGGCCGGCTGGGTAACCGCGAAACGCCGGTCATTCTGGGGATCCTGGTGCTCGAGGACCTGTCGATGGCGGTCTACCTGCCGATTCTCACCGCGCTGCTCGCCGGTGTCGGGCTGGCCGGTGGAAGCATGACGCTGCTGATCTCGCTGGGGACGGTGAGTGTCGTCCTGTTCATCGCGCTGCGGTACGGGCGCGTGATCAGCCGGGCGGTGTCGTCGGACAACCCCGAGATGCTGCTGCTCGTCGTACTCGGGCTGACCTTGCTGGTCGCGGGTATCGCGCAGCACCTGCAGGTGTCGGCGGCCGTCGGTGCGTTCCTGGTCGGAATCGCCTTGTCGGGCGAGGTCGCACACGGTGCGCGCAACCTGCTCGCTCCGCTGCGTGACCTGTTCGCCGCGGTCTTCTTCGTGTTCTTCGGGTTGAGCACCGATCCGGCCAAGATCCCGCCGGTGCTGGCGATCGCGTTCGGGCTCGCCGTACTCACGGCACTCACCAAGATCGCCACCGGCTGGTACGCCGCACGCCGGGCCGGCATCTCGACGGCAGGACGCTGGCGCGCGGGCGGGACATTGGTGGCCCGTGGCGAGTTCTCGATCGTCATCGCCGGCCTCGCCGTCGGGGTCGAACCGAAGCTCGGTCCGCTCGCGACGGCGTACGTGCTGATCCTGGTCATCCTCGGCCCGGTCGCCGCCCGCTACACCGAGCCGCTCGCGCGCCGCCTGTTCAAGCGCGGATCGCCCGCACTGACCAAGCCCGCCGCCGAGGAGCTCGACCGCCAACCGCAGGCGTGAACGCGTCCGCTCCTGGTCAATTGATCAGTGGCTGGAGTCCGCGTTCGTGATCGAGCAGGGCTCGTTTGCGTTCGATGCCACCGCCGTAACCGGTGAGGCTGCCGGTCGAGCCGACCAGGCGGTGGCACGGGACGATGATGCTGATCGGGTTCTTCCCGTTCGCGAGACCGACCGCGCGGGCCGATTGCGGTTTCAGTCCGAGGGCCGCGGCGAGACCGCCGTACGTGGTGGTCTCGCCGTACGGGATGTCCTGGAGGGCGGTCCAGATCTGGCGCTGGAAGTCGGTGCCGCGCAGGTGCAGTGGTACGTCGAACTTCGTGCGGCCGTGGTGGAAGTACTCGTCCAGCTGCTCGGCGACCGCCGGCAGGGTCGAGTCGTCGCGGTCACCGAAGCCGGCTTCGTCGGGGCGATAGCGCTGCTGGTCCATGTACAAGCCGGTCAACTCGCCCGCGTCGGTCCCCACCAAGGTGAGGGGACCGAGCGGGCTGTCGATGACGGCGTACGTCACTTGATGGACTCCCACTGGGCGCGGTCGATCCGGTAGAGCACGTGCCGGCGTAGGCGGTGGCCCTCCTCGATCCGCGGGTGGTCGAAGTCGCCGGCCTCGTCGTGCACCATCCCGATCCGCTGCATCACCCGCTGCGACGGCAGATTTGTGGTCGCGGTGAACGAGACGAGCTCGTCCAGTCCGGCCGGACCGAACGCGTACGCCAGCGCGGCCCGCGCCGCCTCAGTCGCATAACCGTTGCCCCAGGCACCTTTCGACAGACGCCAGCCGATCTCGACGCCGGGCAGGAACGGCGCGTCGAAACTCGGCACGTTCAGCCCGGTGAAGCCGATGAACTCCCCGGTGTCCTTCACCTCAAGCGCCCACAGCCCCCAGCCGCGGCCGTCGAGCTCCGGGATGTTCCGATCGATGAGGGCGTCGCTCTGCTCACGGGTCTGCAGCGCCGGGAAGTGCTCCATCACGGCCGGGTCGGCGTTCAGCGCGGCGAACGGCTCCCGATCGGAGTCGCGCCACTGACGGAGCAACAGCCGGTCGGTGGTCAAGTCGGTCATGGGGCCTCCCGGCCTGGACTGAGGAGCGGAGGGAGCGAAGCGACCGGAGCGAAGCGACCGGAGCGACGAGGGAAGGCCGGGAGCTACAGCCCCATGACCCGCCGCGACGGAGTCGTGGCATATGCACGGTCATTCTCACTCCGGAATCTTGTTGATCGCGTGGTCACCGGTGGCCCACAGGTACTGCACCGCGTACGCACGCCAAGGCCGCCACGCGCGGGCGTGGTCGGTCAGGAGTTTGGGGGCCTCGGGCAAGCCTAGGTCACGGGCGGCGTACCGGATACCCAAATCACTGGCCACAAAGGCGTCCGGGTCACCGAGCGCACGCATCGCGATCGACTCGACCGTCCACGGCCCGATCCCCGGCAGTGCCGACAGCTGCTCCCGCGCGCGATCCCAGTCCGCGCCCGCGCCGAGGTCGATCTCGCCGTCGGCGAGCGTCCGGATCAGCGTCGTCAACGTCGTACGCCGGGACTTCGGGAAGGCCAGCGTCTCCGGGTCGAGCCCGGCCAGCGCCTGCGTGGTCGGGAACAGATGGGTCAGCCCGCCGGCCGCGTCCTCGATCGGCTCGCCGTGCTGCAGCACCAGGCGATGCGCGTGCGTCCGTGCGGCCGCGGTCGACACCTGCTGACCGAGCACCGCGCGTACGGCGAACTCCTCGCCGTCGACCGTGTGCGGAACGCGGCGGCCCGGCGCCTTGGCG carries:
- a CDS encoding FAD-dependent oxidoreductase, with amino-acid sequence MTAYPHLLEPLDLGHVVLPNRVIMGSMHTGLEDRLSDLPKLAAYFAERARGGVGLMVTGGYAPNRTGWLTPFGSTLTSHRQARKHRLLTDAVHEAGGRIALQILHAGRYSYHPFSVSASALKAPINPFKPRALSDRGVLKQIKAYVDCAALAREAGYDGVEIMGSEGYFINQFLSERTNKRTDRWGGSPENRRRLAVEIVRQTRERVGDDFLIIYRLSMADLVEGGQTWDDVVALGKEIEAAGASIINTGIGWHEARVPTIVTSVPRAAFTGVTAAFKPHVKIPVVTSNRINLPQVAEEVLARGDADLVSMARPFLADPEWVLKATTDRADEINVCIACNQACLDHVFAKKKASCMVNPRAARETELQLLPTRRTKSIAVVGAGPAGLAAAVTAAERGHRVELFEADAEIGGQFGIARRIPGKEEFAETIRYYRRQLDLTGVKLHLGRRATVEDLAGFDEIVLATGVVPRVPAIPGIDHPTVLSYAEVVRDGKPVGERVAVIGAGGIGVDVSEFLTTVESPDLEAWKREWGVGDPTKLAGALAVPQPEPSPRKVYLLQRKTGKIGAGLGKTTGWVHRAALKNKQVEQLRGVNYERIDDQGLHLTFGPKHEKPKVLAVDTVVVCAGQEPVRDLADALRGGNRPVHLIGGADVAAELDAKRAIDQATRLALTL
- a CDS encoding PadR family transcriptional regulator yields the protein MALEHAILVSLTEHAGSGYELARRFDRSIGYFWPATHQQIYRVLRRMDEAGWVTHTEIAQEGRPDKKVYRVAAAGRAELTRWLAEPEDPAVLRDGLGVKLRGASLGSPDVVLKEIERHRAEHATRLEVYRGIQRRDFPKPSALHGRDLHQYLVLRGGIRAEESFTAWCDEVIEALRKDNR
- a CDS encoding cation:proton antiporter regulatory subunit, with protein sequence MMIHPTKTTLPGIGTRYDLVTEGGNHVSVVVHNDGRRFLGFHDPEDDDTCQASVPLGQEEATALADLLIPERIDPVRGEIEIDLVTEHIPVTAKSPYSGRTLGDTQARSRTGASIVAVLRRTGATPSPTPDFRFAIGDTLVVVGTREGVDAVADLIAGG
- a CDS encoding cation:proton antiporter, whose protein sequence is MHENITALLIELGAVILALGILGRIAGRLGFSPIPLYLLAGLAFGHGGLLPLAASEEFVATGAEIGVILLLLLLGLEYTASDLVGTLKTQYVSGAVDFLLNALPGAAVALLLGWGPVAAVALAGVTWISSSGVIAKVVGDLGRLGNRETPVILGILVLEDLSMAVYLPILTALLAGVGLAGGSMTLLISLGTVSVVLFIALRYGRVISRAVSSDNPEMLLLVVLGLTLLVAGIAQHLQVSAAVGAFLVGIALSGEVAHGARNLLAPLRDLFAAVFFVFFGLSTDPAKIPPVLAIAFGLAVLTALTKIATGWYAARRAGISTAGRWRAGGTLVARGEFSIVIAGLAVGVEPKLGPLATAYVLILVILGPVAARYTEPLARRLFKRGSPALTKPAAEELDRQPQA
- a CDS encoding methylated-DNA--[protein]-cysteine S-methyltransferase, whose product is MTYAVIDSPLGPLTLVGTDAGELTGLYMDQQRYRPDEAGFGDRDDSTLPAVAEQLDEYFHHGRTKFDVPLHLRGTDFQRQIWTALQDIPYGETTTYGGLAAALGLKPQSARAVGLANGKNPISIIVPCHRLVGSTGSLTGYGGGIERKRALLDHERGLQPLIN
- a CDS encoding GNAT family N-acetyltransferase; translation: MTDLTTDRLLLRQWRDSDREPFAALNADPAVMEHFPALQTREQSDALIDRNIPELDGRGWGLWALEVKDTGEFIGFTGLNVPSFDAPFLPGVEIGWRLSKGAWGNGYATEAARAALAYAFGPAGLDELVSFTATTNLPSQRVMQRIGMVHDEAGDFDHPRIEEGHRLRRHVLYRIDRAQWESIK